Proteins encoded within one genomic window of Haladaptatus sp. QDMS2:
- a CDS encoding DUF5786 family protein, translating into MGFGSYDESEQERQEVDGDLDESDGVATSENDHQGSIDFENGASNDELLDRLQEIKQQ; encoded by the coding sequence ATGGGATTTGGGAGCTACGACGAGTCTGAACAGGAGCGACAGGAAGTCGACGGTGACTTAGACGAGAGTGACGGCGTAGCGACCAGCGAGAACGACCATCAGGGGAGCATCGACTTCGAAAACGGCGCTTCGAACGACGAACTGCTCGACCGCCTCCAGGAAATCAAACAGCAGTGA
- a CDS encoding DUF99 family protein, producing the protein MKSGVRTLGVAESFRDERSTLAGVVTRASRIVDGFSFGECTVGGLDATDAISDLYDRLGREDVQSVMVSGIALAWYNLVDLHRLHEATARPVISVTYEASDGLETGLRDAFDGTELDARLAIYEALPPRHELQVGAETVWVRCVGCEPDEAAELVRGFTPEGGRPEPLRVARLAARAADEWWH; encoded by the coding sequence GTGAAGTCAGGAGTGCGGACGCTCGGTGTCGCCGAGTCGTTCCGCGACGAACGGAGCACGCTGGCTGGCGTCGTCACCCGCGCCAGCCGCATCGTAGACGGCTTTTCTTTCGGCGAGTGTACGGTCGGTGGCCTCGACGCGACGGACGCTATCAGTGACCTCTACGACCGGCTGGGCCGCGAGGACGTCCAGTCGGTCATGGTTTCGGGCATCGCTCTCGCGTGGTACAACCTCGTGGACCTCCACCGACTCCACGAGGCGACAGCGCGCCCGGTCATTTCGGTCACCTACGAGGCGAGCGATGGTCTCGAAACCGGACTGCGAGACGCCTTCGACGGGACGGAACTCGACGCCCGTCTGGCCATCTACGAGGCACTTCCTCCGCGTCACGAACTTCAAGTTGGGGCGGAGACGGTGTGGGTTCGGTGTGTGGGTTGTGAACCCGACGAGGCCGCCGAACTGGTGCGGGGATTCACGCCGGAAGGCGGCCGCCCGGAGCCACTTCGCGTCGCCAGGTTGGCCGCCCGGGCGGCCGACGAGTGGTGGCATTAA
- a CDS encoding uracil-DNA glycosylase family protein has translation MGTMEGLDVVECTRCPELVECRSQIVNGVGPADADILFVGEGPGAQEDEQGEPFVGRSGTVLSDTLRDVGLEREVVRITNCVRCRPPDNRNPRKEELANCREYLENEIDRVDPELIVTLGKVPSEHLLGRSVAVTNEAGSIVDKAIGGKPRRILVSVHPAATLYDRSQTETFVKTLTKAAETTNETGDQSRLGDY, from the coding sequence ATGGGAACAATGGAAGGACTCGACGTCGTCGAGTGTACACGGTGTCCCGAACTCGTCGAGTGTCGGTCGCAAATTGTCAATGGGGTCGGTCCCGCCGATGCAGACATTCTCTTCGTCGGCGAGGGCCCGGGCGCACAGGAAGACGAGCAGGGCGAACCCTTCGTCGGGCGCAGCGGGACCGTCCTCAGCGACACGCTGCGCGACGTGGGCTTGGAGCGAGAGGTCGTCCGCATCACCAACTGCGTGCGGTGTCGCCCGCCGGACAACCGCAACCCACGCAAAGAGGAACTCGCAAACTGTCGTGAGTATCTGGAGAACGAAATCGACCGCGTGGACCCAGAACTCATCGTCACGCTCGGGAAGGTCCCCTCTGAACACCTCCTTGGTCGCTCCGTCGCCGTGACCAACGAGGCCGGCAGCATCGTGGACAAAGCGATTGGTGGCAAGCCCCGGCGCATCCTCGTTTCTGTACACCCGGCCGCGACGCTCTACGACCGCAGTCAGACCGAGACGTTCGTGAAGACGCTCACGAAGGCCGCAGAGACCACGAATGAGACCGGCGACCAGTCCCGACTCGGCGACTACTGA
- the hisH gene encoding imidazole glycerol phosphate synthase subunit HisH, translating into MSQRAPQQATTADVVVVDYGLGNLRSVTRGLERAGAAVEITDDPDRFADADGIVLPGVGAFREGVENAAPYREALRDAADRGQPIFGICLGMQMLLTASEEADRAGQGDVTGLDFIPGNNVKFREGQKVPHMGWNELTVKRDHPLVEGIDGEHAYFVHSYYAVPDDENAIVATTDYGVEFPAIIANESGTIFGTQFHPEKSGETGLRILRNFVDICDSA; encoded by the coding sequence ATGAGCCAGCGTGCCCCACAACAGGCGACGACGGCCGACGTCGTCGTCGTGGACTACGGCCTCGGCAACCTCCGGAGCGTGACCCGCGGGCTGGAACGCGCCGGTGCGGCGGTCGAAATCACCGACGACCCCGACCGCTTCGCCGACGCAGACGGCATCGTCCTCCCCGGCGTTGGTGCCTTCCGTGAAGGTGTCGAGAACGCCGCTCCCTACCGTGAGGCGCTCCGCGACGCCGCCGACCGTGGCCAACCAATTTTCGGCATCTGCCTCGGAATGCAGATGCTCCTGACCGCGAGCGAAGAGGCAGACCGGGCCGGACAGGGCGACGTCACCGGTCTCGATTTCATCCCTGGAAACAACGTCAAGTTCCGCGAGGGCCAGAAGGTCCCGCACATGGGCTGGAACGAACTCACCGTGAAACGCGACCACCCACTCGTGGAGGGCATTGATGGTGAACACGCCTACTTCGTCCACTCCTACTACGCCGTTCCCGACGACGAGAACGCGATTGTCGCCACGACCGACTACGGCGTCGAGTTCCCCGCCATCATCGCAAACGAATCGGGCACTATCTTCGGCACGCAGTTCCACCCAGAAAAGAGCGGCGAGACCGGCCTTCGCATCCTGCGGAATTTCGTCGATATCTGCGATTCGGCGTAA
- a CDS encoding HPP family protein codes for MRRRRLRTSLYAGALFTVLGALAWVTGQPFIFPSLGPSAFILAVEQKGPATDLRRVVGSHFIGALAGLVAYLLFANGVVVTATLAPSSPDGLRLAASGILSISLTSFGMFETDTVHAPACATTLIVSLGLLSTPYEAATIVVSVTILVAAHQVTCRSIERFRAGDPSRT; via the coding sequence ATGCGTCGTCGCCGCCTGCGAACGAGCCTCTACGCCGGGGCGCTGTTCACCGTCCTCGGGGCGCTCGCGTGGGTCACGGGCCAGCCGTTCATCTTCCCGAGCCTCGGCCCTTCCGCGTTCATCCTCGCCGTCGAGCAGAAGGGCCCGGCGACGGACCTACGTCGCGTCGTCGGGAGTCACTTCATCGGCGCACTCGCCGGTCTCGTCGCCTATCTCCTGTTCGCGAATGGCGTGGTCGTCACGGCCACACTCGCTCCCTCCTCGCCGGACGGCCTTCGTCTCGCTGCGAGCGGCATCCTCTCCATCTCCCTCACCAGCTTCGGGATGTTCGAAACTGACACCGTCCACGCTCCGGCGTGTGCGACCACCCTCATCGTCTCGCTCGGGCTGCTCTCGACGCCGTACGAGGCGGCGACCATCGTCGTGAGCGTCACCATTCTCGTCGCCGCACATCAGGTCACCTGCCGCTCCATCGAGCGATTCCGCGCCGGGGACCCCAGCCGCACCTGA
- a CDS encoding tRNA (guanine(26)-N(2))-dimethyltransferase, with protein MNVREGAIEVAVPEQSGDSIEDAVFFNPNQELNRDITIAVLRAYAERNEYASSYLDATAASGIRGVRAANEGWEATCCDVDEEAVSLCEENFERNGLAGTAVRRNANALMHEERFDVVDVDPFGTPIPFADAAFNSARNLVCVTATDTAPLCGAHFNSGVRKYSAVPRNTDYHAEMGLRILLSALARTAARYDVGVTPILSHVTRHYVRVYLECSPRATDANHAIDELGYVHHCNECMHREWEDGMIAHPPAACPNCETSMVTAGPVWLGAIRDRHFTAQVRDQLSEEMGQAKKAERMLATIEDELDLPFHFDQHKVCKQWGISAPAMDDFLEVLHEAGYEARRAHYGGTTFHTDATIAEIEDAARARFS; from the coding sequence ATGAACGTCCGGGAAGGGGCCATCGAGGTGGCGGTACCCGAACAGTCAGGCGACTCGATCGAGGACGCCGTGTTCTTCAATCCGAACCAGGAGTTGAATCGCGACATCACCATCGCCGTCCTTCGGGCCTACGCCGAGCGAAACGAGTACGCCAGTTCGTACCTAGATGCGACAGCAGCAAGCGGTATCCGCGGGGTTAGAGCCGCGAACGAGGGGTGGGAGGCTACCTGCTGTGACGTAGACGAGGAAGCCGTCTCGCTTTGCGAAGAGAACTTCGAGCGAAACGGCCTCGCTGGGACCGCCGTCCGCCGAAACGCAAACGCCCTCATGCACGAAGAACGCTTCGACGTGGTGGACGTAGACCCCTTCGGAACGCCCATCCCCTTCGCCGACGCTGCGTTCAACAGCGCCCGCAACCTCGTCTGTGTGACGGCGACGGACACCGCCCCGCTCTGTGGCGCGCACTTCAACTCCGGCGTCCGCAAGTACTCGGCGGTCCCCCGAAACACAGACTACCACGCGGAGATGGGGCTCCGCATTCTCCTCTCGGCGCTCGCCCGGACCGCCGCCCGCTACGACGTTGGCGTCACGCCCATCCTCAGTCACGTCACCCGCCACTACGTCCGGGTGTACCTCGAGTGCAGTCCTCGGGCGACGGACGCGAACCACGCAATTGACGAACTCGGCTACGTCCACCACTGCAACGAGTGCATGCACCGCGAGTGGGAGGACGGGATGATTGCCCACCCCCCAGCCGCGTGCCCGAACTGCGAGACGAGTATGGTCACCGCTGGCCCGGTCTGGCTCGGTGCAATTCGTGACCGTCACTTCACTGCGCAGGTCCGCGACCAGTTGAGCGAGGAGATGGGGCAGGCGAAGAAAGCAGAACGCATGCTCGCCACCATCGAGGACGAACTCGACCTCCCGTTCCACTTCGACCAGCACAAGGTCTGCAAGCAGTGGGGCATCTCGGCCCCGGCGATGGACGACTTCCTGGAGGTGCTCCACGAAGCGGGCTACGAGGCGCGACGCGCCCACTACGGCGGAACCACCTTCCACACGGACGCGACGATTGCGGAAATCGAGGACGCCGCCCGCGCTCGATTCAGCTAA